Proteins from a genomic interval of Ictalurus furcatus strain D&B chromosome 2, Billie_1.0, whole genome shotgun sequence:
- the LOC128599792 gene encoding hydroxyacylglutathione hydrolase-like protein isoform X3, translating into MRVKVISILEDNYMYLVIDEQSKEAIAVDPAVPHRLLEIVNREGVRLTAVLTTHHHWDHARGNDALLKDLPDLRVYGGDDRITGLTHKVTNGQELKFNTINVRCLFTPCHTSGHMCYFLWEDDCPDSPAVFTGDTLFVGGCGKFFEGTAEQMYHNLTKVLGTLPQDTKVFCGHEYTIKNLKFAMLVEPENERVKEKLSWARARDEDDKPTVPSTLLEEFEYNPFLRLS; encoded by the exons ATGAGAGTGAAGGTCATTTCCATTTTGGAGGACAACTACATGTACTTGGTTATAGATGAACAAAGTAAAGAAGCCATTGCTGTAGATCCTGCTGTACCTCATCGG CTGCTGGAGATAGTGAACAGAGAAGGAGTGAGACTCACAGCAGTGTTAACTACTCACCATCACTG GGACCATGCACGGGGCAATGATGCTCTACTAAAGGACCTCCCTGATTTACGAGTGTATGGAGGAGACGACCGCATCACAGGACTGACCCACAAAGTTACTAATGGCCAGGAGCTCAAG TTTAACACTATAAATGTGAGGTGCCTGTTCACACCTTGCCATACTTCTGGACACATGTGCTACTTCCTGTGGGAAGACGACTGCCCCGATTCCCCTGCTGTGTTCACTG GGGACACACTGTTTGTGGGTGGTTGTGGGAAATTCTTTGAGGGAACGGCAGAGCAGATGTACCACAACCTGACCAAGGTGCTGGGAACCCTGCCTCAGGACACA aaggTCTTTTGTGGTCACGAATACACAATAAAGAACTTGAAGTTTGCAATGCTGGTGGAACCAGAGAACGAGAGGGTGAAGGAGAAGCTTAGCTGGGCTCGG GCACGAGACGAGGATGACAAGCCGACGGTGCCGTCAACGTTACTGGAGGAATTTGAGTACAATCCATTCCTCCGTCTCTCGTAA
- the LOC128599808 gene encoding hydroxyacylglutathione hydrolase, mitochondrial isoform X1: protein MLFKSALLGVCGLGALGVAAYKFAPSQIPAVFFHSVVRKSALVEQSNMKIELLPALTDNYMYLLIDEDTKEAAIVDPVEPGKVVEAVKKHGVRLKSILTTHHHWDHAGGNEKMVKLVPGLTVYGGDDRIGALTKKVTHYNTFKVGTLNVKCLFTPCHTSGHICYFVTSENSSEPPAVFTGDTLFVAGCGKFFEGTADEMYKALVDILGRLPPETRVYCGHEYTINNLKFARHVEPSNEAIRRKLSWAKEKYDNGEPTIPSTMADEFTFNPFMRVREKTVQMHAGTNDPIDTMRSIRKEKDGFKVPKD, encoded by the exons ccCCTTCCCAGATCCCAGCAGTGTTTTTTCATTCCGTGGTTAGGAAATCAGCTCTCGTGGAGCAATCCAACATGAAGATCGAGCTGCTGCCTGCACTCACCGATAACTACATGTACCTCCTCATTGACGAGGACACAAAAGAGGCAGCCATTGTGGACCCAGTAGAACCTGGGAAG GTTGTTGAAGCTGTTAAGAAGCACGGCGTGAGGCTCAAATCCATTCTAACTACACATCATCACTG GGATCATGCTGGTGGAAATGAGAAGATGGTGAAGTTGGTCCCTGGGCTGACCGTGTACGGAGGTGATGACAGAATAGGAGCCTTGACCAAAAAAGTAACACATTACAACACTTTCAAA GTGGGCACGCTCAATGTAAAGTGTTTGTTTACACCGTGCCATACGAGTGGACACATCTGCTACTTTGTGACATCAGAAAATAGCTCTGAACCCCCTGCAGTGTTTACAG GGGACACCCTGTTTGTGGCAGGCTGTGGAAAGTTCTTTGAGGGTACAGCTGATGAAATGTATAAAGCTCTGGTAGACATTCTGGGACGACTTCCTCCTGAGACG CGTGTGTACTGTGGTCATGAGTACACAATCAACAATTTAAAATTTGCACGCCACGTGGAACCAAGTAACGAGGCCATCAGGAGAAAACTGTCATGGGCTAAG GAGAAATACGATAACGGAGAGCCGACCATTCCTTCCACGATGGCGGACGAATTCACGTTCAACCCCTTCATGAGAGTCAG AGAGAAAACAGTACAGATGCATGCCGGGACAAATGACCCCATAGACACGATGCGGAGTATCCGGAAAGAGAAGGACGGCTTCAAAGTGCCCAAGGACTGA
- the LOC128599792 gene encoding hydroxyacylglutathione hydrolase-like protein isoform X1 → MRVKVISILEDNYMYLVIDEQSKEAIAVDPAVPHRLLEIVNREGVRLTAVLTTHHHWDHARGNDALLKDLPDLRVYGGDDRITGLTHKVTNGQELKFNTINVRCLFTPCHTSGHMCYFLWEDDCPDSPAVFTGDTLFVGGCGKFFEGTAEQMYHNLTKVLGTLPQDTKVFCGHEYTIKNLKFAMLVEPENERVKEKLSWARLVIRHETRMTSRRCRQRYWRNLSTIHSSVSPRRACRSSQGSQTLSRFCVCYEKRRTTSRSPKSASPHMSCSLWNGVCLDQNSLKQSTGLLQCTLTMLKLLTESTTVYC, encoded by the exons ATGAGAGTGAAGGTCATTTCCATTTTGGAGGACAACTACATGTACTTGGTTATAGATGAACAAAGTAAAGAAGCCATTGCTGTAGATCCTGCTGTACCTCATCGG CTGCTGGAGATAGTGAACAGAGAAGGAGTGAGACTCACAGCAGTGTTAACTACTCACCATCACTG GGACCATGCACGGGGCAATGATGCTCTACTAAAGGACCTCCCTGATTTACGAGTGTATGGAGGAGACGACCGCATCACAGGACTGACCCACAAAGTTACTAATGGCCAGGAGCTCAAG TTTAACACTATAAATGTGAGGTGCCTGTTCACACCTTGCCATACTTCTGGACACATGTGCTACTTCCTGTGGGAAGACGACTGCCCCGATTCCCCTGCTGTGTTCACTG GGGACACACTGTTTGTGGGTGGTTGTGGGAAATTCTTTGAGGGAACGGCAGAGCAGATGTACCACAACCTGACCAAGGTGCTGGGAACCCTGCCTCAGGACACA aaggTCTTTTGTGGTCACGAATACACAATAAAGAACTTGAAGTTTGCAATGCTGGTGGAACCAGAGAACGAGAGGGTGAAGGAGAAGCTTAGCTGGGCTCGG TTGGTTATTAGGCACGAGACGAGGATGACAAGCCGACGGTGCCGTCAACGTTACTGGAGGAATTTGAGTACAATCCATTCCTCCGTCTCTC CGAGGAGGGCGTGCAGAAGTTCACAGGGAAGTCAGACCCTATCGAGGTTCTGCGTGTGCTACGAAAAGAGAAGGACAACTTCAAGAAGCCCAAAGAGCGCATCCCCCCACATGTCATGCTCGCTGTGGAATGGGGTCTGCTTAGACCAAAACTCACTTAAACAGAgcactggactactgcaatgcacacTGACCATGCTGAAGCTACTCACTGAGAGCACTACTGTTTATTGCTGA
- the LOC128599808 gene encoding hydroxyacylglutathione hydrolase, mitochondrial isoform X2, whose product MKIELLPALTDNYMYLLIDEDTKEAAIVDPVEPGKVVEAVKKHGVRLKSILTTHHHWDHAGGNEKMVKLVPGLTVYGGDDRIGALTKKVTHYNTFKVGTLNVKCLFTPCHTSGHICYFVTSENSSEPPAVFTGDTLFVAGCGKFFEGTADEMYKALVDILGRLPPETRVYCGHEYTINNLKFARHVEPSNEAIRRKLSWAKEKYDNGEPTIPSTMADEFTFNPFMRVREKTVQMHAGTNDPIDTMRSIRKEKDGFKVPKD is encoded by the exons ATGAAGATCGAGCTGCTGCCTGCACTCACCGATAACTACATGTACCTCCTCATTGACGAGGACACAAAAGAGGCAGCCATTGTGGACCCAGTAGAACCTGGGAAG GTTGTTGAAGCTGTTAAGAAGCACGGCGTGAGGCTCAAATCCATTCTAACTACACATCATCACTG GGATCATGCTGGTGGAAATGAGAAGATGGTGAAGTTGGTCCCTGGGCTGACCGTGTACGGAGGTGATGACAGAATAGGAGCCTTGACCAAAAAAGTAACACATTACAACACTTTCAAA GTGGGCACGCTCAATGTAAAGTGTTTGTTTACACCGTGCCATACGAGTGGACACATCTGCTACTTTGTGACATCAGAAAATAGCTCTGAACCCCCTGCAGTGTTTACAG GGGACACCCTGTTTGTGGCAGGCTGTGGAAAGTTCTTTGAGGGTACAGCTGATGAAATGTATAAAGCTCTGGTAGACATTCTGGGACGACTTCCTCCTGAGACG CGTGTGTACTGTGGTCATGAGTACACAATCAACAATTTAAAATTTGCACGCCACGTGGAACCAAGTAACGAGGCCATCAGGAGAAAACTGTCATGGGCTAAG GAGAAATACGATAACGGAGAGCCGACCATTCCTTCCACGATGGCGGACGAATTCACGTTCAACCCCTTCATGAGAGTCAG AGAGAAAACAGTACAGATGCATGCCGGGACAAATGACCCCATAGACACGATGCGGAGTATCCGGAAAGAGAAGGACGGCTTCAAAGTGCCCAAGGACTGA
- the narfl gene encoding cytosolic Fe-S cluster assembly factor narfl — translation MASHFSGVLQLTDLDDFITPSQECVKPVKVNKKQGRSVAKIQIEDDGTYFQVNEDGQMQRLEKAKITLNDCLACSGCITSAESILITQQSHEELYRVLRLNKQSSSSEQKLVVVSVSPQSRASLAARYSLSSSEVARRLTNFFKNLGVHYVFDTGFSRTFSLLESQREFLKRFARKEEDKKALPMLASACPGWICYAEKTHGDFILPYISTTRSPQQIMGSLVKSFFGSHQGVEPQKIYHVTVMPCYDKKLEASRPDFYLSEAETREVDCVITSGEVMKMLEEEGVSLSDIEPAPLDTMFSNVGGEELLCHAGSGSGGYLHHVYTRAAKQLFGVEVEELTYKTLKNKDFQEVILEKDGEVLLRFAATYGFRNIQNLVQKLKRGKSPYHFVEVMACPSGCLNGGGQLKPVADQSNKELLQQVEAAYRAEQPSVPEEDQRVAELYHTWLKSTGEEKARELLHTQYHAVEKSTTGLAIKW, via the exons ATGGCGTCCCATTTTAGCGGTGTTTTACAACTAACTGATTTGGATGATTTTATTACACCGTCACAG GAATGTGTGAAGCCAGTGAAAGTGAACAAGAAGCAGGGGCGATCTGTGGCCAAAATCCAAATTGAAGATGATGGCACTTACTTTCAGGTTAACGAG GATGGTCAAATGCAGAGGCTGGAGAAAGCCAAGATCACTCTGAATGACTGTCTGGCCTGCAGCGGCTGCATCACCTCAGCGGAGAGCATCCTAATCACCCAGCAGAGTCACGAGGAACTATACAGAGTGCTCCGCCTCAATAAG CAGAGTAGCAGCAGTGAGCAGAAGCTGGTTGTAGTGTCGGTGTCGCCACAGTCTCGTGCTTCCCTAGCCGCACGCTACTCTCTCAGCAGCAGCGAGGTGGCCAGGAGGCTTACAAACTTCTTCAAAAATCTGG GTGTTCATTATGTGTTTGACACTGGCTTCAGTCGCACCTTCAGCCTGCtggagagtcagagagagttcCTCAAGAGGTTTGCTCGGAAAGAGGAGGACAAGAAAGCCTTGCCCATGCTGGCATCCGCTTGCCCAG GTTGGATCTGCTATGCTGAGAAGACCCATGGTGATTTCATCCTGCCTTACATCAGCACAACCCGTTCCCCACAACAGATAATGGGTTCACTGGTCAAGAGCTTCTTCGGTAGTCATCAG GGTGTTGAACCACAAAAGATTTACCATGTGACCGTGATGCCTTGCTATGATAAGAAATTGGAAGCTTCCAGACCTGATTTCTACCTTAGCGAGGCAGAGACCAGAGAAGTGGACTGTGTCATTACATCAG GAGAAGTTATGAAGATGTTGGAAGAGGAGGGTGTGTCTCTGAGTGATATAGAGCCAGCACCTTTAGATACGAT GTTCAGTAATGTGGGTGGTGAGGAGTTGCTGTGTCATGCTGGGAGTGGTTCAGGAGGATATCTTCATCATGTCTACACTCGTGCTGCCAAACAGCTCTTTGGAGTTGAAGTGGAGGAACTCACATACAAAACCCTCAA AAATAAGGACTTCCAGGAGGTCATTctagagaaagatggagaagtTCTTCTGCGCTTTGCTGCCACCTACGGCTTCAGGAATATTCAGAACCTTGTGCAGAAGTTGAAGAGGGGAAAGTCACCGTACCATTTTGTAGAAGTCATGGCATGTCCGTCAG GCTGCCTGAATGGAGGGGGTCAGCTGAAGCCTGTAGCAGATCAGTCTAACAAAGAGCTACTGCAGCAGGTGGAGGCAGCATACCGAGCAGAGCAGCCGTCTGTACCTGAGGAGGATCAGCGCGTCGCTGAGCTTTACCACACATGGCTAAAGAGTACGGGAGAGGAGAAAGCACGTGAGCTACTTCACACTCAGTATCACGCAGTGGAGAAAAGCACCACTGGACTTGCCATCAAGTGGTGA
- the LOC128599792 gene encoding hydroxyacylglutathione hydrolase-like protein isoform X2, translating into MRVKVISILEDNYMYLVIDEQSKEAIAVDPAVPHRLLEIVNREGVRLTAVLTTHHHWDHARGNDALLKDLPDLRVYGGDDRITGLTHKVTNGQELKFNTINVRCLFTPCHTSGHMCYFLWEDDCPDSPAVFTGDTLFVGGCGKFFEGTAEQMYHNLTKVLGTLPQDTKVFCGHEYTIKNLKFAMLVEPENERVKEKLSWARARDEDDKPTVPSTLLEEFEYNPFLRLSEEGVQKFTGKSDPIEVLRVLRKEKDNFKKPKERIPPHVMLAVEWGLLRPKLT; encoded by the exons ATGAGAGTGAAGGTCATTTCCATTTTGGAGGACAACTACATGTACTTGGTTATAGATGAACAAAGTAAAGAAGCCATTGCTGTAGATCCTGCTGTACCTCATCGG CTGCTGGAGATAGTGAACAGAGAAGGAGTGAGACTCACAGCAGTGTTAACTACTCACCATCACTG GGACCATGCACGGGGCAATGATGCTCTACTAAAGGACCTCCCTGATTTACGAGTGTATGGAGGAGACGACCGCATCACAGGACTGACCCACAAAGTTACTAATGGCCAGGAGCTCAAG TTTAACACTATAAATGTGAGGTGCCTGTTCACACCTTGCCATACTTCTGGACACATGTGCTACTTCCTGTGGGAAGACGACTGCCCCGATTCCCCTGCTGTGTTCACTG GGGACACACTGTTTGTGGGTGGTTGTGGGAAATTCTTTGAGGGAACGGCAGAGCAGATGTACCACAACCTGACCAAGGTGCTGGGAACCCTGCCTCAGGACACA aaggTCTTTTGTGGTCACGAATACACAATAAAGAACTTGAAGTTTGCAATGCTGGTGGAACCAGAGAACGAGAGGGTGAAGGAGAAGCTTAGCTGGGCTCGG GCACGAGACGAGGATGACAAGCCGACGGTGCCGTCAACGTTACTGGAGGAATTTGAGTACAATCCATTCCTCCGTCTCTC CGAGGAGGGCGTGCAGAAGTTCACAGGGAAGTCAGACCCTATCGAGGTTCTGCGTGTGCTACGAAAAGAGAAGGACAACTTCAAGAAGCCCAAAGAGCGCATCCCCCCACATGTCATGCTCGCTGTGGAATGGGGTCTGCTTAGACCAAAACTCACTTAA